In Halomonas alkalicola, the following proteins share a genomic window:
- a CDS encoding IS5 family transposase, translating to MPRLMLRDDQWERIEHMLPGKASDRGVTAKDNRLFVEAVLWIARTGAPWRDLPDAFGRWHTVYMRYNRWSKKGVWQQVIDTLADDPDMEQLMIDGSIVKSSSAWGGKKTAQSTEAMGKSRGGLSTKIHAAVDALGNPVRLILTPGQASEYGAAPALLAGFSPAAVLGDKGYDSTALRDIIRAVGAEPVIPPRKNRLECPEIDWHCYKDRNLVERFFQKIKQFRRLATRYERLARNYQSLLNLVSAVIWLA from the coding sequence ATGCCTCGGCTAATGCTACGTGATGACCAATGGGAGCGCATCGAGCACATGCTCCCCGGCAAAGCTTCAGATCGCGGGGTGACGGCCAAGGACAATCGCTTGTTCGTGGAAGCCGTCCTGTGGATCGCCCGGACAGGCGCTCCCTGGCGTGATCTGCCCGACGCCTTCGGTCGCTGGCACACTGTCTACATGCGCTATAACCGGTGGTCTAAGAAGGGGGTCTGGCAGCAGGTTATCGACACATTAGCCGATGATCCCGACATGGAGCAGCTGATGATAGATGGCAGTATCGTCAAAAGTTCATCAGCATGGGGCGGCAAAAAAACGGCTCAGAGCACCGAAGCCATGGGGAAATCGCGTGGGGGATTGAGCACCAAGATCCACGCGGCGGTCGATGCCCTCGGCAACCCGGTACGGCTAATCCTCACACCGGGCCAAGCGTCTGAGTACGGAGCCGCCCCAGCGTTACTGGCGGGCTTTTCTCCAGCGGCGGTGCTTGGCGACAAGGGGTATGATTCCACCGCTTTGAGGGACATCATTCGAGCGGTGGGCGCCGAGCCGGTGATTCCGCCGAGAAAGAATCGCTTGGAATGCCCCGAGATAGATTGGCACTGTTACAAGGATCGCAACCTGGTAGAAAGGTTCTTCCAGAAAATCAAGCAGTTCAGGCGGCTGGCAACACGCTATGAGCGACTGGCGAGAAACTACCAGTCGCTACTCAACCTTGTATCCGCCGTCATATGGCTGGCCTAA
- a CDS encoding CoA-acylating methylmalonate-semialdehyde dehydrogenase, which translates to MSVREIPMIIDGQPVQSQSQEWRDVVNPATQEVVARVPFCTAEEVERAVASAKEAFKEWRKVPLGKRMRIMLKLQALIREHTDELAALITEEHGKTLPDAVGEVGRGLEVVEHACSITSLQLGELAENAASEVDVYTMHQPLGVGAGITAFNFPIMLPCFMFPLAIATGNTFVLKPSEQDPTSTMRLVELAHEAGIPAGVLNVVHGGPDVANQIADHSDIKALSFIGSTHVGSLLYNRAAAAGKRMQSMMGAKNHCVIMPDANRSQAINNLLGSAYGAAGQRCMANSVVVLVGEAREWLEDIVEGTRSMKVGPGTQTDADLGPLVSPQAKERVERLITAGEKEGAKLLVDGRGYQVEGYPNGNFVGPTLFADVTPEMSIYREEIFGPVLCVVTVETLDEAIEFINANPNGNGTSIFTNSGWVARRFETDIDVGQIGINVPIPVPVAYFSFTGSRASKLGDLGPNGKQAIAFWTQTKTVTARWYEPENVSSGINSTISLS; encoded by the coding sequence ATGTCAGTCCGCGAAATCCCCATGATCATCGACGGCCAGCCCGTCCAGTCCCAGAGCCAGGAGTGGCGCGACGTGGTCAACCCGGCCACCCAGGAGGTGGTCGCCCGGGTGCCGTTCTGCACCGCGGAGGAGGTGGAGCGCGCCGTGGCCAGCGCCAAGGAGGCCTTCAAGGAGTGGCGCAAGGTGCCGCTGGGCAAGCGCATGCGCATCATGCTCAAGCTGCAGGCGCTGATCCGCGAGCACACCGACGAGCTGGCCGCGCTGATCACCGAGGAGCACGGCAAGACCCTGCCCGACGCCGTGGGCGAAGTGGGCCGCGGCCTGGAGGTGGTGGAGCACGCCTGCTCGATCACCAGCCTGCAGCTGGGCGAGCTGGCCGAGAACGCGGCAAGCGAGGTGGACGTCTACACCATGCACCAGCCGCTGGGCGTGGGCGCCGGCATCACCGCCTTCAACTTCCCGATCATGCTGCCCTGCTTCATGTTCCCGCTGGCCATCGCCACCGGCAACACCTTCGTGCTCAAGCCCTCCGAGCAGGACCCCACCTCCACCATGCGCCTGGTCGAGCTGGCCCACGAGGCGGGCATCCCCGCCGGCGTGCTCAACGTGGTCCACGGTGGCCCGGACGTCGCCAACCAGATCGCCGACCATAGCGACATCAAGGCGCTCTCCTTCATCGGCTCCACCCACGTGGGCTCGCTGCTCTACAACCGCGCCGCCGCCGCCGGCAAGCGCATGCAGTCGATGATGGGCGCCAAGAACCACTGCGTGATCATGCCCGATGCCAACCGCAGCCAGGCCATCAACAACCTGCTCGGCTCCGCCTATGGCGCCGCCGGCCAGCGCTGCATGGCCAACTCCGTGGTGGTGCTGGTGGGCGAGGCCCGCGAGTGGCTGGAGGATATCGTCGAGGGCACCCGCAGCATGAAGGTGGGCCCCGGCACCCAGACCGACGCCGACCTCGGCCCGCTGGTCTCTCCCCAGGCCAAGGAGCGCGTCGAGCGGCTGATCACCGCCGGAGAGAAGGAGGGCGCGAAGCTGCTGGTGGACGGCCGCGGCTACCAGGTCGAGGGCTACCCGAACGGCAACTTCGTCGGCCCGACCCTGTTCGCCGACGTGACCCCGGAGATGAGCATCTACCGCGAGGAGATCTTCGGCCCGGTGCTCTGCGTGGTGACCGTCGAGACCCTGGACGAGGCGATCGAGTTCATCAACGCCAACCCCAACGGCAACGGCACCTCCATCTTCACCAACTCCGGCTGGGTGGCGCGCCGCTTCGAGACCGACATCGACGTGGGCCAGATCGGCATCAACGTGCCGATCCCGGTGCCGGTCGCCTACTTCAGCTTCACCGGCTCCCGGGCCTCCAAGCTGGGTGACCTGGGCCCCAACGGCAAGCAGGCGATCGCCTTCTGGACCCAGACCAAGACCGTCACCGCCCGCTGGTACGAGCCGGAGAACGTCTCCAGCGGCATCAACAGCACCATCTCCCTGAGCTGA
- a CDS encoding sensor domain-containing diguanylate cyclase, which yields MPWSFWRPLQTLQGRLLAGLVVTWLVIIALLLAVAWGMGQTLARDANHAHLGYQAEMLSRGLQDRLDQRFAALKHLAGQLGDESGEPAVEQLRANRSLLAHFEGVMVSDAEGRVVADLPEVPGRVGLETAHTEYFQMLRHSPWPYVSRPFVGRASGEPLVLMLVPRFTGEGEFAGVVGGMLNLAHGQFFRSIASLSFEHQGHVAIFTAKGNPLFVPGDLAGAVDDLSRLDPPDFQLALDGWQGETRHELQGDTLLVAYRQVWDADWVVAMMMPGRSVLAPLQAFLKQLWWTWLVAALLLLALTRWWVGRQLAPLHRLEGQIGEVSAGKRQRLLLSTDLQELRQVSATFNRLEHERSEVLHRLREREAFLNAVLGSTPTGMFVANLEGEITYLNPALVAMLGLAPDTTTAAVLERVHEDDREGALDLWQHALARRDDFLRQLRMHDARGELLWLEVHASPVGGGEAPLGIVGVVKDITERRHEEALRRWEAEHDPLTGLLNRRGFERRLEEALADFTKTGTPSALILFDLDHFKSVNDNGGHALGDELLRRLAQVVAWEVRRSDHLARQGGDEFGLLLPSCTLSQARTIAETVRKVVSQVSVSHEGREYFVTASIGLTVFQEGDDAIETVLARADAASYASKRQGRNGVVVHAEEA from the coding sequence AGTTTCTGGCGGCCGCTGCAGACGCTGCAGGGCCGTCTTCTTGCAGGGCTGGTGGTGACCTGGCTGGTCATCATCGCCCTGCTGTTGGCCGTGGCCTGGGGCATGGGCCAGACCCTGGCCCGCGACGCCAACCATGCCCACCTGGGCTACCAGGCCGAGATGCTCAGCCGGGGCCTGCAGGATCGTCTTGATCAGCGCTTCGCGGCGCTCAAGCATCTCGCCGGCCAACTGGGCGACGAGAGCGGTGAGCCGGCCGTCGAACAGCTCCGGGCGAACCGCAGCCTGCTGGCCCACTTCGAGGGCGTCATGGTGAGCGACGCCGAGGGTCGTGTGGTCGCCGACCTGCCCGAGGTCCCGGGCCGCGTGGGGCTCGAGACCGCCCATACCGAGTACTTCCAGATGCTGCGCCACTCGCCCTGGCCCTACGTGAGCCGGCCCTTCGTCGGGCGTGCCAGCGGGGAGCCACTGGTGCTGATGCTGGTGCCCCGCTTCACGGGCGAGGGCGAGTTCGCCGGAGTGGTGGGCGGCATGCTCAACCTGGCCCATGGCCAGTTCTTCCGCAGCATCGCCTCGCTCTCCTTCGAGCACCAGGGGCACGTGGCGATCTTCACCGCCAAGGGAAACCCCCTCTTCGTGCCGGGTGACCTGGCGGGGGCGGTCGATGATCTGAGCCGGCTCGATCCACCGGACTTTCAGCTGGCGCTGGATGGCTGGCAGGGGGAGACCCGCCACGAGCTTCAGGGCGATACCCTGCTGGTGGCCTACCGCCAGGTGTGGGATGCCGACTGGGTGGTGGCCATGATGATGCCTGGCCGTTCGGTGCTGGCCCCGCTGCAGGCCTTCCTGAAGCAGCTATGGTGGACCTGGCTGGTGGCCGCACTGCTGCTGTTGGCGCTGACCCGCTGGTGGGTGGGTCGTCAGCTCGCGCCGCTGCACCGCCTTGAGGGCCAGATCGGCGAGGTGAGCGCCGGCAAGCGTCAGCGCCTGTTGCTCTCCACCGACCTGCAGGAGCTGCGCCAGGTCTCGGCGACCTTCAACCGCCTGGAGCACGAGCGCAGCGAGGTGCTGCATCGGCTGCGGGAGCGCGAGGCCTTCCTGAATGCCGTGCTGGGCTCGACCCCGACCGGCATGTTCGTGGCCAATCTCGAGGGCGAGATCACCTACCTCAACCCCGCCCTGGTGGCCATGCTGGGGCTCGCGCCGGACACCACCACCGCAGCCGTGCTCGAGCGTGTCCATGAGGACGACCGCGAGGGGGCCCTGGACCTCTGGCAGCATGCCCTGGCCCGGCGGGACGACTTCCTGCGGCAGCTGCGCATGCATGACGCCCGCGGCGAGCTGCTGTGGCTGGAGGTGCACGCCAGCCCGGTGGGGGGCGGCGAGGCGCCGCTCGGCATCGTCGGGGTGGTCAAGGACATCACCGAACGCCGCCACGAGGAGGCCCTGCGGCGCTGGGAGGCGGAGCACGACCCGCTGACCGGCCTGCTCAACCGCCGCGGCTTTGAGCGCCGCCTCGAGGAGGCGCTGGCCGACTTCACCAAGACCGGCACGCCCTCGGCCCTGATCCTCTTCGACCTGGACCACTTCAAGTCCGTTAACGACAACGGTGGCCATGCCCTCGGCGACGAACTGCTGCGGCGCTTGGCCCAGGTGGTGGCCTGGGAGGTGCGCCGCAGCGATCACCTGGCGCGCCAGGGAGGCGACGAGTTCGGCCTGCTGCTGCCGAGCTGCACCCTGAGCCAGGCCAGGACCATTGCCGAAACCGTCAGGAAGGTGGTGAGCCAGGTGAGCGTCAGCCACGAGGGCCGAGAGTACTTCGTGACCGCCAGCATCGGCCTGACCGTGTTCCAGGAGGGCGATGATGCCATCGAGACGGTGCTGGCGCGCGCCGACGCCGCCAGCTACGCCTCCAAGCGCCAGGGGCGCAACGGTGTAGTGGTGCACGCCGAGGAGGCCTGA
- a CDS encoding LysR family transcriptional regulator, which translates to MLDWQDIQIFLEVARSQRLTDAARRLGLDHSTLSRRTRRFEQKLNAQLFERSTHGYHLTEAGQQLLAHAEEMARHAFEAGESLTDKNHQISGQIRLGVTEGFGTWVIAPLLSAFCKRHPGVTLDLLALPRVVNLSRHEADLAITVERPVSPGLVISRLCDYRLRLYASEGYLERHGTPQRLAELGRHRLIGYVDDLIFSEQLGYLAPLLDPAVVDPPPHFPLRSTSVTTQHVAARHGIGLAVLPCFMAETDTALTSVLDDEVEVVRQFWITARQEQRQLARVRLLWDFLREALEANRDFLMGEARELEIPTAVG; encoded by the coding sequence ATGCTCGACTGGCAGGATATCCAGATCTTTCTCGAGGTTGCCCGCAGCCAGCGGCTCACCGATGCCGCCCGCCGCCTGGGGCTCGACCACTCTACCCTGTCGCGGCGCACCCGGCGCTTCGAGCAGAAGCTCAACGCCCAGCTCTTCGAGCGCAGCACCCACGGCTACCACCTCACCGAGGCGGGCCAGCAGCTGCTCGCCCACGCCGAGGAGATGGCGCGCCACGCCTTCGAGGCCGGCGAGAGCCTGACTGACAAGAACCACCAGATCAGCGGCCAGATCCGCCTGGGGGTGACCGAGGGCTTCGGCACCTGGGTGATCGCCCCGCTGCTCTCGGCCTTCTGCAAGCGCCACCCGGGGGTCACCCTGGACCTGCTCGCCCTGCCCCGGGTGGTCAATCTGAGCCGCCACGAGGCGGATCTCGCCATCACCGTGGAGCGCCCGGTGAGCCCGGGGCTGGTGATCTCGCGGCTGTGCGACTACCGGCTGCGGCTCTACGCCAGCGAGGGGTACCTCGAGCGCCACGGCACGCCGCAGCGGCTCGCGGAGCTTGGCCGGCACCGGCTGATCGGCTATGTGGATGACCTCATCTTCAGCGAGCAGCTCGGCTACTTGGCGCCGCTGCTCGACCCGGCGGTGGTGGACCCGCCGCCCCACTTCCCCCTGCGCAGCACCAGCGTCACCACCCAGCACGTGGCCGCCCGCCACGGCATCGGACTTGCCGTGCTGCCCTGTTTCATGGCCGAGACGGACACCGCCCTGACCAGCGTGCTGGATGACGAGGTGGAGGTCGTGCGCCAGTTCTGGATCACCGCCCGCCAGGAACAGCGCCAGCTGGCCCGGGTACGCCTGCTGTGGGACTTTCTGCGCGAGGCGTTGGAGGCCAACCGCGACTTCCTGATGGGCGAGGCCCGCGAGCTCGAGATACCGACCGCCGTGGGCTGA